One window from the genome of Carboxydocella sporoproducens DSM 16521 encodes:
- the hemH gene encoding ferrochelatase, which produces MGERLNGVLLLGFGGPEGPEGVEAFMTRLMKGRKPPPVITKVQARYRQIGGKSPLLEITRAQAAALEARLNQLGGSWKVAVGMSNSAPYIEEGLKELIAAGAGQVIALSISPHYSRITTGAYLAEVDRLKEQFSCPVIPAPAWYDHPLFIAALAARGREQLQDFERPEEVELIFSAHSLPVSYVSGSEADPYQEQVEVTARALAAHFPANPWTLAYQSKGGGQGEWLGPEVEEVLEQLAAKGKKDVLLIPIGFAADHIETLYDIDIEQANHARSLGLNFRRARAVNDLPLFISALAEVVTEVMKR; this is translated from the coding sequence ATGGGAGAGCGGCTCAACGGGGTGCTGTTGCTGGGTTTTGGCGGGCCAGAAGGGCCAGAAGGGGTCGAGGCTTTTATGACCCGGTTGATGAAAGGGCGAAAACCGCCGCCGGTGATCACCAAAGTACAGGCCCGTTATCGGCAAATTGGAGGAAAGTCTCCCCTGCTGGAGATTACCAGGGCCCAGGCGGCCGCCCTGGAAGCCAGACTGAACCAGCTGGGAGGAAGCTGGAAGGTAGCGGTAGGAATGAGCAATTCGGCTCCATATATAGAAGAGGGCTTGAAGGAACTGATTGCAGCAGGGGCCGGGCAGGTTATCGCTCTCAGCATCTCGCCCCATTATTCGCGGATAACCACTGGAGCCTATCTGGCTGAAGTGGACAGGCTAAAGGAGCAGTTTTCCTGTCCGGTGATTCCGGCACCGGCCTGGTATGACCATCCCCTGTTTATCGCGGCTCTGGCTGCGAGGGGAAGGGAACAGCTACAGGACTTTGAGCGGCCGGAAGAAGTAGAATTGATTTTCAGTGCCCACAGCTTGCCTGTCTCCTATGTAAGTGGGTCGGAGGCTGACCCCTATCAGGAGCAGGTGGAAGTAACAGCCCGGGCTCTGGCTGCTCATTTTCCGGCCAATCCCTGGACCCTGGCTTACCAGAGCAAAGGGGGCGGGCAGGGGGAATGGCTGGGCCCGGAAGTGGAGGAAGTGCTGGAGCAGCTGGCGGCGAAGGGTAAAAAGGATGTCCTGCTGATTCCCATCGGTTTTGCGGCTGACCATATTGAGACACTGTATGACATAGATATCGAGCAGGCCAATCATGCCAGATCCCTGGGGCTGAATTTCCGGCGGGCCCGGGCAGTCAATGATTTGCCGTTATTTATTTCAGCCCTGGCGGAGGTTGTAACAGAGGTGATGAAAAGATGA
- a CDS encoding flavodoxin family protein has product MEGQKRQVLALVGSYRKGGNTDLIIEQALAGARDCGAETEKFFVDDLRFTSCQGCYECRPAGVCKLEDDVRLIRDKIEAADGIIIGTPIYGNYMTGQLKMLLDRLMGVLTRRVFDPREKKFQTFSRLVPKQRNVLLVFTAGAPHPECAEDAEKLLRRMMEKHTNGGFIEALVATSVTSQGAIAMSVAELLELARRSGIPIGEEQARQAWERNQRVLARAFELGRKL; this is encoded by the coding sequence ATGGAAGGGCAGAAACGGCAAGTGCTGGCACTGGTGGGCAGTTACCGCAAAGGGGGTAATACCGACTTGATCATTGAGCAGGCTCTGGCCGGGGCTAGAGACTGTGGAGCGGAAACGGAAAAATTTTTTGTGGATGATTTGCGGTTTACCTCCTGTCAGGGTTGCTATGAATGCCGGCCGGCAGGGGTATGCAAACTGGAGGATGATGTCCGCCTGATTCGGGATAAAATAGAGGCTGCTGATGGCATTATTATCGGTACTCCCATTTATGGAAATTACATGACCGGGCAACTAAAAATGTTGCTGGATCGTTTGATGGGGGTATTAACCCGACGGGTTTTTGATCCCCGGGAAAAGAAGTTCCAGACTTTTAGCCGCCTGGTGCCGAAACAGCGCAATGTATTGCTGGTATTCACAGCTGGCGCACCTCATCCTGAATGTGCTGAAGATGCTGAAAAACTGCTGCGACGGATGATGGAAAAGCATACCAATGGCGGGTTTATAGAAGCCCTGGTGGCTACTTCGGTTACCAGCCAGGGGGCTATTGCCATGAGTGTAGCGGAACTGCTGGAATTAGCCAGGCGATCCGGGATACCAATTGGGGAGGAACAGGCCCGCCAGGCCTGGGAGCGCAACCAGAGGGTACTGGCCCGGGCTTTTGAGCTGGGAAGAAAGTTATAA
- a CDS encoding Fic family protein, translated as MNFALIEQKKRMLDAKRPLPASTVKSLREHILVEWTYNSNAIEGNTLTIYETKVVLEGITIGGKSLKEHLEVINHKDAILYLEELVDKDAPLTEWEIKNIHRLVLKNIDDANAGVYRKENVIISGAKHRPPQHFLVKEQMENLIKQYQGEWRNLHPIERAALLHGEFVKIHPFVDGNGRTARLLLNFELMKASYPPVIIKKERRAEYYDSLDNAHISGDYRDFISLVASCVEESLDLWLSVVL; from the coding sequence ATGAACTTTGCGCTGATTGAGCAAAAAAAGAGAATGCTTGACGCTAAACGGCCGTTGCCAGCCAGTACTGTAAAATCTTTACGGGAGCATATTCTGGTAGAATGGACCTATAATTCTAATGCCATCGAAGGAAATACCCTGACTATTTATGAAACTAAGGTGGTCCTGGAAGGGATAACTATTGGGGGCAAGTCCTTGAAAGAACATTTGGAGGTTATCAACCATAAAGATGCTATTTTATATCTGGAGGAGTTAGTAGATAAGGATGCTCCCCTGACTGAGTGGGAGATTAAGAATATTCACCGGCTTGTATTAAAGAATATTGATGATGCTAATGCCGGGGTGTATAGGAAAGAAAATGTGATAATCAGTGGGGCTAAACATCGACCGCCTCAGCATTTTCTTGTAAAAGAGCAGATGGAAAACCTGATAAAACAGTATCAGGGGGAGTGGCGTAACCTCCATCCAATTGAAAGGGCGGCTCTATTACATGGCGAGTTTGTTAAAATCCATCCCTTTGTGGATGGAAATGGCAGAACAGCAAGGCTTTTGTTAAATTTTGAGTTGATGAAAGCGAGTTATCCGCCAGTAATTATTAAGAAAGAACGGCGGGCAGAATACTATGATTCCCTTGATAATGCTCATATTTCCGGGGATTACAGGGATTTTATTAGCCTTGTGGCTAGTTGTGTTGAAGAGAGTTTGGATTTGTGGTTAAGTGTAGTTTTATAA
- the hemG gene encoding protoporphyrinogen oxidase, producing MKKVVIIGGGITGLAAAYTLGKKGQGQVDYLLIEREQRLGGKIATDKVDGFVIEGGPDCFLSEKPQVAQLSAELGIEEQLLPSHEASKGTYVFSGGRLHKLPEGLMLMVPTKIVPFALSSLISWPGKIRMGMDLFIPPRQSDEDESLASFVTRRLGREALEKIAEPLIGGIHAGDPEKMSLKASFPRFLDMEKKYGSLIKAMLAARRHKAPVQYLANGKIEKTYFMSFKEGMGQLVEAVASKLDPAKIWLGQEVKGIKRQADGKYLVELAGKEPVIADAIILATPANAAAELTAELDREISQLLQGIPFVSSATVSLAYRKGDVKQDLNSFGFVIPRVEGRKIMAATYSSTKWYGHRTPGEEYVLLRAFVGGPASQELVLLDDERMISMVRAELREIMGLTADPLLTRVYRWVKGMPQYVLGHLERIKALEEKTAQYPGLQIVGGSYRGVGIGNCVGEGWNAAENILKQLS from the coding sequence ATGAAAAAAGTGGTCATTATCGGTGGCGGCATCACGGGTTTAGCGGCTGCCTACACTCTGGGGAAAAAGGGACAGGGCCAGGTGGACTATCTCCTGATCGAGCGGGAGCAGCGCCTGGGAGGCAAAATTGCCACAGATAAGGTTGATGGCTTTGTTATTGAAGGTGGGCCCGACTGTTTTCTTTCGGAAAAGCCTCAGGTGGCTCAGCTCAGTGCCGAACTGGGGATTGAGGAACAGCTCTTGCCCAGCCATGAGGCCAGCAAAGGGACTTATGTCTTTTCCGGAGGCAGACTGCACAAGCTGCCGGAAGGCTTGATGTTGATGGTGCCGACCAAAATCGTTCCTTTTGCGCTGAGCTCCCTCATTTCCTGGCCGGGAAAAATCCGCATGGGGATGGATCTGTTTATTCCACCGCGCCAGAGTGATGAAGATGAGAGTCTGGCCAGTTTTGTTACCCGCAGATTGGGGCGGGAAGCACTGGAGAAAATTGCTGAACCCCTCATTGGGGGCATTCATGCTGGGGATCCGGAGAAAATGAGCTTAAAGGCCAGTTTTCCCCGTTTCCTTGATATGGAAAAGAAATATGGTAGCCTGATTAAAGCCATGCTGGCAGCCCGAAGGCATAAAGCGCCGGTACAGTATCTGGCCAATGGTAAAATTGAAAAAACCTATTTCATGTCCTTCAAGGAGGGCATGGGACAACTGGTAGAGGCTGTTGCCAGCAAACTGGACCCGGCCAAAATCTGGCTGGGGCAGGAAGTAAAAGGGATAAAGCGTCAGGCTGACGGAAAGTATCTCGTGGAACTGGCAGGCAAAGAGCCGGTAATTGCCGATGCAATTATCCTGGCCACACCGGCCAATGCAGCGGCAGAATTGACCGCTGAACTGGATCGGGAAATCAGTCAGCTCTTGCAGGGCATTCCTTTTGTTTCCTCGGCTACTGTCTCTCTGGCTTACCGGAAAGGGGATGTAAAACAGGACCTGAACTCCTTTGGTTTTGTCATTCCCAGGGTGGAAGGGCGTAAAATCATGGCGGCTACGTATAGCTCTACCAAATGGTATGGGCATCGAACCCCGGGAGAGGAATATGTTCTCCTGCGGGCTTTTGTGGGCGGGCCAGCCAGTCAGGAGCTGGTCTTGCTGGATGACGAGCGCATGATCAGTATGGTTCGCGCCGAATTGCGGGAGATTATGGGCTTGACTGCAGATCCGTTGCTTACCCGGGTGTACCGCTGGGTTAAAGGCATGCCTCAGTATGTGCTGGGCCATCTGGAGCGGATTAAGGCCCTGGAGGAAAAAACGGCCCAGTATCCGGGGTTGCAGATCGTAGGCGGTTCTTATCGTGGAGTAGGTATTGGTAACTGTGTAGGCGAAGGCTGGAATGCCGCTGAAAACATCTTGAAGCAGCTGAGCTAA
- a CDS encoding LysR family transcriptional regulator, giving the protein MNISFELYKVFYHVAKSLSFSAAARELFISQSAVSQNIKALEEQLGCSLFSRHTKQVRLTREGEVLFQHIEQAYLAIKTAERTLDEMRTLARGEVRLGATDTICKHFLLHPFQHFSQLYPQLKLRVTNTTSPGCLDLLSRGLVDLAVIHLPEKELPANLQAVPLQELNYGFIAGPQYRQLQGQTLTLEEIVTYPLLLLEKATTTRNLLDQLLAAHNLSVQPEIESGSIDLLVELTKIGLGLTFLPLAYVQAELASGQVFLLPLELELPRRHLGVVTRSDFPLPLAAGKFMELLIFAAADTEPAEQLPT; this is encoded by the coding sequence ATGAACATCAGCTTTGAACTCTATAAAGTTTTCTACCATGTAGCCAAAAGCCTGAGCTTCTCTGCCGCAGCCCGGGAACTGTTCATTTCCCAGTCAGCCGTCAGTCAGAATATCAAGGCTCTGGAAGAGCAGCTGGGTTGCTCTCTCTTCTCCCGCCATACCAAGCAAGTCCGCTTAACCAGAGAGGGCGAAGTCCTTTTCCAGCATATCGAGCAGGCATACCTGGCCATCAAAACCGCTGAGCGCACCCTGGATGAAATGCGCACCCTGGCTCGGGGCGAAGTGCGACTGGGAGCTACCGACACTATTTGTAAGCATTTCTTGCTTCATCCCTTTCAACACTTTAGCCAGCTCTATCCCCAGCTCAAACTCCGGGTCACCAACACCACTTCCCCGGGCTGTCTGGATTTATTAAGCCGGGGACTGGTGGATCTGGCGGTCATCCACCTCCCGGAAAAAGAACTGCCTGCAAACCTGCAGGCAGTCCCTTTGCAAGAATTGAATTATGGTTTTATCGCCGGCCCCCAGTACCGGCAACTGCAGGGCCAAACCCTGACCCTTGAAGAAATCGTAACTTATCCATTGCTGTTACTGGAGAAAGCCACTACCACCAGAAACTTGCTGGATCAGCTTCTGGCTGCTCACAATCTCAGCGTTCAACCCGAAATCGAATCCGGCAGCATTGACTTGCTGGTTGAATTGACCAAAATCGGGCTGGGCCTCACCTTCCTGCCTTTAGCCTATGTGCAGGCAGAACTGGCCAGCGGTCAGGTCTTTCTCCTACCGCTGGAACTGGAACTGCCCCGGCGTCATCTGGGGGTAGTTACCCGTTCCGATTTTCCTTTACCCCTGGCTGCTGGCAAATTCATGGAGTTACTGATTTTTGCTGCTGCCGATACTGAGCCCGCAGAGCAACTGCCGACTTAA
- the hemE gene encoding uroporphyrinogen decarboxylase, protein MNDTFLKACRREPVDYTPVWLMRQAGRYMAEYMAIRSKYSFLEMCKIPEIAAEVTLQPVNKLGVDAAILFADILLPLEGMGIQLEFAKNEGPVIHNPVRTRADVDAIRVIEAEEATPYVMEAIRILRRELADKVPLIGFSGAPFTLASYIIEGGGSKNYIECKKMMWQAPEVWHALMDKIAEVILRYLKAQIAAGAQAVQLFDSWVGALSPEDYRQYVLPYSKKVLDGLKDSGVPVIHFANNASSMLELVKEAGGDVIGLDWRINIDDAIRRLGDDVAVQGNLDPMMLFAPPRVIEERVKDILARVGNRPGHIFNLGHGIHKDTPVEHVIALVEAVHKHSRR, encoded by the coding sequence ATGAATGACACCTTTCTCAAAGCATGTCGCCGGGAGCCGGTGGATTATACTCCTGTTTGGCTGATGCGCCAGGCGGGCCGTTACATGGCCGAATATATGGCGATTAGAAGCAAGTATTCTTTCCTGGAAATGTGCAAGATTCCGGAAATTGCCGCTGAAGTTACTTTGCAACCGGTGAACAAACTGGGGGTGGATGCTGCCATCCTCTTTGCCGATATTCTTTTGCCTTTGGAAGGCATGGGGATTCAACTGGAGTTTGCCAAAAACGAGGGCCCGGTAATTCATAACCCGGTCCGAACCAGGGCGGATGTGGATGCCATCCGGGTCATTGAGGCGGAAGAGGCTACTCCCTATGTCATGGAAGCCATCCGTATCTTACGGCGGGAACTGGCAGATAAAGTTCCTCTGATCGGTTTTTCCGGTGCGCCCTTTACCCTGGCTAGCTATATTATCGAGGGGGGCGGCTCTAAAAATTATATTGAGTGCAAGAAGATGATGTGGCAGGCCCCCGAAGTTTGGCATGCTCTGATGGACAAGATTGCCGAGGTGATTTTGCGTTACCTCAAGGCTCAGATTGCTGCCGGAGCCCAGGCGGTGCAGTTATTTGACTCCTGGGTAGGGGCTCTGTCTCCCGAAGATTATCGTCAGTATGTGCTGCCTTATTCCAAAAAGGTGCTGGACGGCCTGAAGGATAGTGGCGTGCCCGTGATCCATTTTGCCAATAATGCCTCCAGCATGCTGGAACTGGTGAAAGAAGCCGGTGGAGATGTCATCGGCCTGGACTGGCGCATCAATATCGATGATGCCATTCGTCGCCTGGGCGATGATGTAGCTGTTCAGGGCAATCTGGATCCCATGATGTTGTTTGCACCGCCCCGGGTAATTGAGGAAAGGGTTAAGGATATTCTGGCCCGGGTTGGCAATCGGCCGGGACATATTTTTAACCTGGGCCATGGCATCCACAAAGATACCCCGGTAGAACATGTGATTGCTCTGGTGGAAGCAGTGCACAAACACAGTCGCCGGTAA
- a CDS encoding sensor histidine kinase, with amino-acid sequence MRLSIRTKLFLAGSGLVAFFVGFSLLLNNLYLNEYYLWQKKNILIESLEMLNENYQGDLETIGLQLEKLERNQGLNVYIIGPGMELKYNPAMRLFGMGGPGRKGMEMTLWMHVLRSDLWQRPQGEYRLEVVEDPRLKTNFLLLTGRLKTGELLVLSLPVAAIDESTAVANRFFLFTGLITIVLGGLGAYIFARRFTRPILELNELAQHMARLDFSQKYRGQTDDEIGQLGESINSMSEQLDRAINQLREDIERERRIDQMRKEFISNVSHELKTPIALIQGYAEGLKLNVNEDEESRNFYCDVIIDEAGKMNRLVRDLLDLSQIESGYLQLEKTEFDLAELLRQIVEKFRPLLNEQGVDIGLDIPGALPVLGDVGRIEQVVINYLNNAINHLDQRKQLRIKARRRGEKVRVEVFNSGQSIPAEALEKIWTSFYKVDKARTRAYGGTGLGLAVVRAIMELHQNGYGAENLPDGVNFWFELDFHQSAT; translated from the coding sequence ATGAGATTATCTATACGCACCAAACTATTTCTGGCAGGGAGTGGGCTGGTGGCCTTTTTTGTCGGGTTTTCTCTGCTGTTAAACAATCTTTATTTAAATGAATATTATCTCTGGCAAAAGAAAAACATTCTGATCGAGAGTCTGGAGATGCTTAACGAGAACTACCAGGGGGATCTTGAAACTATTGGATTGCAACTGGAAAAACTGGAGAGAAATCAAGGACTAAATGTTTATATTATCGGTCCGGGGATGGAGTTAAAGTATAATCCTGCGATGCGTCTTTTTGGTATGGGTGGCCCCGGTCGAAAAGGCATGGAGATGACCCTCTGGATGCATGTTTTGCGGTCAGATCTGTGGCAACGTCCCCAGGGGGAGTATCGGCTGGAAGTGGTGGAGGACCCGCGGCTGAAGACCAATTTTCTCCTGCTGACAGGGCGGTTAAAAACAGGGGAGCTGCTGGTATTGAGCCTGCCTGTTGCGGCTATTGATGAAAGCACTGCAGTTGCCAATCGCTTTTTCCTGTTCACGGGTCTGATCACAATAGTCCTGGGGGGACTGGGAGCATATATCTTCGCCCGGCGGTTTACCAGGCCGATTCTGGAGCTGAATGAACTGGCCCAGCATATGGCCCGGCTGGATTTTAGCCAGAAATATCGCGGGCAGACTGATGACGAGATCGGGCAGCTGGGGGAGAGCATTAATTCTATGTCTGAACAACTGGATAGGGCTATCAACCAGCTGCGGGAGGACATTGAGCGGGAACGCCGGATTGATCAAATGCGGAAGGAGTTTATCTCCAATGTTTCCCATGAATTAAAGACTCCTATTGCCTTGATTCAGGGTTACGCAGAAGGATTGAAACTAAATGTCAATGAGGATGAGGAAAGCAGAAATTTCTACTGTGATGTGATTATAGATGAGGCCGGCAAAATGAACCGGCTGGTGAGGGACCTGCTGGATTTATCCCAGATCGAGTCAGGTTATTTGCAACTGGAGAAGACGGAGTTTGACCTGGCGGAACTGCTAAGGCAGATTGTGGAAAAATTCCGGCCCCTGTTGAATGAACAGGGCGTAGATATTGGGCTGGACATACCCGGAGCTTTGCCGGTACTGGGGGATGTTGGTCGGATTGAGCAGGTCGTGATTAACTATTTGAATAATGCGATAAACCATCTGGACCAGCGCAAGCAGCTTAGAATCAAGGCCAGGCGGCGGGGGGAAAAGGTTCGGGTCGAAGTGTTCAACAGCGGCCAGTCTATTCCGGCCGAGGCTCTGGAAAAAATCTGGACCAGTTTTTATAAAGTAGACAAAGCCCGTACCAGAGCCTATGGTGGTACCGGGCTGGGTCTGGCCGTTGTGAGGGCGATTATGGAATTGCACCAGAATGGGTACGGCGCCGAGAATTTGCCCGATGGGGTGAATTTCTGGTTTGAGCTGGATTTTCATCAATCTGCCACCTAG
- a CDS encoding response regulator transcription factor codes for MAEKKILVVDDEMRMRKLVGDFLKKEGYAVREAADGRQALEIFQREHPDLVILDVMMPEYDGWAVCREIRKTSRVPIIMLTARGEEEDELFGFDLGADEYIAKPFSLKILAARIQALFRRLENRQVAIRNYDGLEIDEPGRNVYVNGERIELTPKEFDLLLYLADNAGRALNRDQILNAVWNYDYFGDTRTVDTHIKRLRLKLGEKSELIQTVRGVGYRFEVKK; via the coding sequence ATGGCTGAGAAAAAAATTCTCGTGGTCGATGATGAAATGAGAATGCGCAAACTGGTAGGAGATTTTCTGAAAAAAGAAGGCTATGCTGTGCGGGAAGCAGCAGATGGTCGCCAGGCACTGGAGATTTTTCAGCGGGAACATCCGGATTTAGTTATACTGGATGTAATGATGCCGGAATATGATGGCTGGGCTGTCTGCCGGGAGATCAGAAAGACTTCCAGGGTCCCGATTATCATGTTAACGGCGCGGGGAGAAGAGGAGGATGAGCTTTTTGGTTTTGATCTGGGAGCAGATGAATATATCGCCAAGCCTTTTAGCTTAAAGATACTGGCAGCAAGAATCCAGGCCCTGTTTCGCCGCCTGGAAAACCGGCAAGTGGCGATAAGAAATTATGACGGGCTGGAAATCGATGAACCGGGGCGTAATGTTTATGTGAACGGGGAACGGATTGAACTAACACCCAAGGAGTTTGATCTTTTGCTCTATCTGGCAGATAATGCCGGCCGGGCTTTGAACAGGGATCAGATTTTAAATGCGGTATGGAATTATGATTACTTTGGCGATACCCGTACGGTGGATACCCATATCAAGCGACTCAGACTGAAACTGGGGGAGAAAAGCGAATTAATTCAGACGGTACGGGGGGTTGGTTACAGATTTGAGGTGAAAAAATGA